In Clostridium thermosuccinogenes, the genomic stretch TAATTATTATTCATTGGTATTGATAGATATAGACAACTTCAGAACCTTCAATAATGAATTCGGTCATAAAGCAGGAGATATAGTCCTAAAAAAAGTCAGTCAAACAATAAGAGCTAATATAAGGTTTAAAGATGCGGTTTATAGATATGGAGGTGAAGAAATAATTATTGTACTGAAAGACTGCAGCAAAAAGAATGCATTCAATATTGCTGAGAAAATAAGAACAAGTATAAACCAACTAGATAATTCCCCGTATCCTAATATAGCAGTTTCCTTAGGTGTATCAAGCTGTCCAGAAGACGGCAATGAATTCGATGAAGTTTTTGATGCCTGTGACAAAGCGCTGTTATTGGCTAAAAAGTCAGGTAAAAATCGAGCTATTGCTTATAATTAGAATAACATTTTTTATGTTGACAGGTGGTAATATGAGAAGACTTTCCTTGCTGAGGTATTTTACAATCTACAGCCTTATTGCATTTGTCATTACGGGAGTAGTTCTTAGTTTTTTTATATCAAACCATATAAAGAATGATCAGCTTGAGAATACTAGAGAGATCACTCGTCTGACTTTAAACGCTTTACTGAAGAAAGAACTTGCACCTGATGATTTTAGTAGCACTTTATCAAAAGAGAAATTGGATACCTTACAAATAAAATTTAATCAAGTTATCGAGGCTACTGATATTATTATGATAAAAATCTGGGATAAAAATGGTAATATCCTGTACTCTAGTAATTCCAGCCTTACCAGTCAGAATTTTGCTATTGATAAAGAACTTAAAGAAGCACTTTGCAATAAAAGTATAATTAAGATCTCTGAGCTTGATAATCAGTTAAACACGAACGCACTCAATAGCTTTAATAAAGTTGTTAAAATATATGAACCTATTGAATTTAGCGGAAGTGTAACAGGTGTATTCGAAGTTTATATTCCTTATGACAGAATTCAACATCATGTAAAAGTTCTAAATAGAACTGTTGCCATTATCATGTCATTAGGACTTCTAATACTGTATTTATTATTATTGAGAATAATATATAATTCTTCAAAAACATTGATATCTCAGAATCAGTCCCTACTGGATCAGAAATTTAAGCTTGAAGAATCCTACCGGAAACTGAATTCTACATATAAAAGTACTGTAAAAACATTAGCAAACGCGATTGATGTTAGAGATCCATATACAGCTGGTCATTCTGAACGTGTAGCTAAAATCTCGCTGGAAGTTGGGAAAATGCTTGGATTGGGAAGCAGCCAACTTGAATTGCTGGAACTCGCAGCGTTATTCCATGATGTAGGTAAGCTTGGTATACCCGATGAAATATTAAAGAAACCAGGCAAATTAACAGACTATGAGTTTGAAATAATAAAAGCTCATCCTCAGACTGGAGTAAATATCCTGGAGAATATTGATTTTCTAAAACAAACTTTACCAATAATTCTACATCATCACGAAAAATTTTCAGGAGGCGGCTATCCCTCGGGTATTAAAGGAGATGAAATTCCTATTGAATCCCGTATTATCGCAGTAGCAGATACCTACGATGCTATGACATCAGACAGACCTTACAGGAAAGGGCTGCCACATGACGATGCAATTTATGAAATAGTCAGAATGAAGGGAACACAATTTGACTCTAAAATTGTGGATGCCTTTTTAAAAGTTGATATTGAACAGTTAGGCATAAACGCAATAAAACTGACTAACTAATTAATTGCAAATTCGATAATAACTTTTGTTCCTTTACCTACTTCACTCTCAATTCTTACTCTGCCGCCATGTGCTTCAACCAAAGCTCTGGTAATAGTTAGCCCGATTCCTGTTCCTCCTGTCCCACGACTCCTTGACAGATCACTCCTGTAAAACCTCTCAAATACATGCTTGATGTCTTCTTTAGGGATACCGATTCCTGTATCTTCAACAGTGACCCTGATTACATCCTTCAATTGTTCTAGGGAGACCCGGACATCTCCATCTTCATTAGTATACTTACACGCATTTGATAAAATATTGATAAAGACCCGATTTAGACGGTCTTCATCACCCAAAAATTGAATGTCACCTTGAATCTCTTTATAGAGATGAATGTTTTTGCTAATGAAAAGCGGCTCAAAGCTTTCTACAATATTGCTCAGAAGCTCAGAAAGGTTGATTTCACTTTTATTAAGCTTAATTTCATCACTTTCGATAATAGATAGGTCTGAAAGCTCCTTAATCAATTTCGTAAGTCTGGTTATTTCACTATACACTATAGAAAGCTTTTCTATGTCCGGTGCCCATACGCCATCCATAAAAGCCTCAATATGGCTTTGAAGGGTAGACAAAGGAGTTCTCAGTTCATGGGCTATATCCGAAGTCATTCTCTTTCTTAGTACATCTTGGTAATTCAATCTTTCTGCAAGCTCTTTCACTGATAACGACAAATCATGTAATTCATAGGTGTTTGTTATGACCTCATATAACTTTTTATATTTCCCATCCTCAATAAGTTTAGCATTTTCTTTTATAAGATAAATAGGCGTTAAAAACTTTTTCGATATACGTGAACTATATAAGATTGCGATGATTAGCGAGAAAAGAAAAGCTACTGCAAAAGCACTGTTGATTGTTCGCAAAAATTGCTTATCCTCAACAGAAGATATAATGCTCCTGGGTCTTCCTACATCTATCGTTCCGATCTTGTTGCCTTTATAATTTAAAGGATAGCTTCGGAAAGAAAGACTACTATCATTGTCTTCTTTTCCTCTCATCATATCATGCATAGTCTCCGGTGTGCCGCTGCTCCATATAATGTTATTTTGAATATCCCTTAAGCGTATTGTCACAGCTTCACTATAGGCATAATGCATTATGCTCATAAGTGACTGTGGAGCTAACCCATTACTGTCACCATACACCTGTTCAACATACTGAACAACCTTCAGATCATCCCTGCTTCTGGTTTCTTTGATATAATCGGAGAAGAAAAGGTTTATGCTAATATTTGTAACTAACGTTATAAATCCTATAGACAACATTGCTACAAATATAAAGTATTTGCCTAACTGTCTGCTTATCCTGGTCATGCTATTCACCTTCAAACTTGTATCCAACCCCATATACCGTCACTATATAGTGTGGTTCTTTCGCATCATCTTCAATTTTCTGACGCAAATTTTTAATATGAGTATCCACAGTACGGTCGTAGCCTTCAAAATCATATCCAAAAGCCAGGTTAACCAACTGACTTCTTGTAAACACCTTATGAGGATTTTGTGCAAGTGTTAGGAACACTTTAAATTCATTGGGTGTTAAATTTACTATTTCACCAGCCTTTTTGACAATATGTTTAGGAATATCAATAAACAAATCACCATTATTGAACTCTAAAACATCAGATACCGCCGAATTGCCTTTAGTTCGCCTTAGGATAGCTCTCACTCTGCCGACAAGTTCACGGGGGCTAAAGGGTTTCGTCAGGTAGTCATCGGCACCGATATATAAACCGGTTATCTTATCTTCCTCACTGCTCTTTGCGGTAAGCATCAAAATCGGAATATCAGATTCCTTTCTTATAAGCCTGCAAATTTCTTCGCCTGATATATCCGGAAGCATAAGATCAAGTATCACAAAGTCAGGGCTAATCTCATGAAACAGTTCCATAGCTCTATTACCCCGTTCCGCTGTATGGACCTCATAAGACTCAATTGTAAGATATTCCTTTACTACTTTGAGGAGGTTGACCTCATCATCAACCACCAATATTTTTTCATTCATTTGCATCCGACCTCCTTTATAGAACTTATGTCAACACTTAAAACTATGTTGTTTCTGCCCCGGATAAATGTCCCGGAGTTGCTCAAGTTGCGTGACCGTTTGCACGTATGCTAATATCTTCCTGGAAGAAAAAAAGGAGGATATGATAAGAGCTTTGAATATATATGTTAAGTGTTCCAGCACCTAACCCTCAAAGCCCTTTAACACATTTGTAATATGATAATAGCATATCTGGGGCGGAATGTTAAGGAGTATCGCAGAAATTGTTTAAAATTTTTGGAAAGGCTGGAGTTGATATGCCCGAAATGCGGCGGGAAAACAACCTTTCATGACAGATATGCACGTCATGTGCATATGGGCGAGGAAATTGAATGGATTAACATATTCCGTGTAATCTGTAGCAAGTGTGGGAAGACACATGCAATCATACCGGATTTCATCAGGCCGTATAAGCATTACTCGGCTTGTGATAGCGAGCTGGTCCTTCGGGACCAGGAGGACGGTATACCTCTTGAGGAGATTGAGACTGCCGCCAGCATATCCACATTAAGGCGGTGGGTAGAAGAATTCAGGCAACGGGGGCGGCAAGCTGCAGGAGCATTAAGAGCTATACTGTACAGGTATTATGGCAAGTTTGTCAATGAGCTGGAGATGATAGAAACAAAGGTATTCCACATGATTGAGCGGCTGCTTGGGTTACTGCCGCAGATAGAAAGCAGCCATCTTGCCATAGGTGAAACGAATATGTGGCTAACAAATCATCTGGCAGGAGTATTTGTATAGAAAATTCCCACATAGTTTGCGTAGCTGTCCGGAGTTCCCTTCTGATAGGCTTTAGGAAAAAGCACAGGAGGGATCGAAATGATAAACAATGAAGTATTGGAAAAAGCATTAAAGAAACATGAGATCATATCGCCGCTATTGCAGCCGGATCTGGATGAGGCGGAAAAGCGGAGAATACGGCAGGAGATACTTGAGAGGGAAGGAATTTCGGAAAGGACACTTCGGAGGTATCTTGCAGCGTACCGGGAGAATGGTTACGAAGGGCTATTACCAAAGATACGAAAAGATACAGGGCAACAAAGAGCGATATCTCAGGAAATATTAGATCGGGCAATCGAAATAAAACAGGAACTGCCGGAGAGAAGTGTCAGGAGGATCATAAAGATCCTTGAAGGCGAAGGGATTGTCAAAAAAGGAAGTGTCTCCAGAAGCACCTTGTCCAGGCATCTTTTGAAGATGGGCTTTGGTGCAAAAGACTTCAGAAATGTTCGTATAGAAGGAACGACAGCCCGCCGGTTCGTCAAAAACGGAAGGAACACATTGTGGCAGGCAGATATCAAATACGGTCCGTACATACCGACTGCCGACGGCGGTAAGAAACGGACATACATGGTGGCATTTATTGACGATGCGACGAGGCTGGTGTGTCATGCAGAATTTTACGACAATCAGAGGCTTCCGATATTGGAAGACAGTTTTCGCAAGGCAATATTGAAATACGGCAAGCCGGAGGCAGTATACGTTGACAATGGCAAGGTATTTATCTCGAAATGGTTCAGAGTAGCATGTGCAAAGCTGGGAATCCGTCACATGAACACAAAGGCGTATTCTCCGGAGAGCAAAGGCAAGATTGAGAGGTTCAATGCCACAGTTGAAGAGTTTTTCCAGGAGATATCGCTGGAGAAAGCAAAAAGCCTGGAGGAACTTAACCGCAAATTTCGGGTATGGCTGGATGAAGGGTACAACGGGAAGCCTCATAGCAGTTTAAAAGGGGTTTCTCCATCGCAGGCGTATGCAAGTGATCCAAAGAAGGTGCGGTTTGCAACTCCTGAAGAATGCCGGGACGCATTTTTATGGGAAGATACAAGGAAAGTTGACAACACAGGCTGTTTCAAGCTGCAAGGGATAGAATATGAAGCCGGAATCGAATACATAGGCAAAAAAGTGGATGTGCGGTATGATCCTTTTGATATGAGCCTTCTGGAGATATGGTACAATGGTGAGCGCCGAAAGACAGCAACCCCGCTGAAGGTTGGGGAATACTGCTCAAAGGTTGAAAAAACACCAGCAACGAAATCGGCGACTCATTCACGGCTATTAAAAATATATGAGAGCGAGAATGAAAAGAGGCAAAAACGGCAGACCGGAGCATTAACCTTCAGGAGCATGAAGGGCGGTGACAGAAATGTTTGAGCAGTACTACAACTTTCTGCACACGCCGTTCACCCGGGATATACCGGAGAAGCATTTGTATAGCAATCCGGAGCTGGAAGAGGTCTGCAGCAGGCTTGAGTATGCGGCCCGGAACCGGTTGTTTGCAGTGATAACGGGAGATGTTGGTACAGGAAAGACCACAGCCATAAGGAAGTTTGTTGGGGCGCTGGACAGCAACCGGTACAAGGTAATGTACATAAGCGATTCGGCGTTGACACCGAGGAATTTTTACTGGGAAGTATTGAACCAGCTGGGATGTGAAGCGAAATTCTACAGGAGCGATGCAAAACGACAACTAACGAGAGAGATCAGCAACCTGATTGAAATACAGAGACGTATTCCTATAATCATCACAGATGAGGCACACCTACTTTCAAGGGAGATGCTGGAGGAAATCCGGTTTTTACTAAACTTCAGGATGGATTCGTATAACCCAATGAGTTTAATCCTGGTAGGCCAGAGTGAGTTGAAGGACATCCTGAAGAAGCAGATATATGAGGCAATATGCCAGCGAATAGATATCCGATATCATATGATGCCATATGATCGGCAAAGAACCGGTGAATACATAAGAAAGCACCTGGAGTATGCAGGAGAAAGCCGGGAGATATTTACGGATATGGCGGTAGACGAGATATATGAATATTCTCATGGAGTACCGCGAAAAATCAACCGGGCGTGTACAGCTTGCCTTTTACATGGGGCACAGGTACAGAAAAAAATCATAGACGATCATGTGGTAAGGCTTATTGTTGAGGAAGAATTGAACTGGTAGTTAATATGCCCTGTCCGTATACATCTGCGGACAGGGCTAATGAGCAAAACTAGCGGTCAAAAAGAATGAGCAGATTGCGGTCAAAGAGGCCGAACAGCGACACTATGTCATTAAATAGCATAGTATAACCACTAGTACCTTTTAAAGGCATATAACAATGAAAATGCTGATGCCTATCCAAAATTACTGTTCAAACCCGAATCTGTAACCTACACCGTGAACTGTAAGAATGTATTCAGGTAGCTTAGGATCTGTTTCTATTTTGTGTCTTAAATTCTTAATATGTGTATCAACTACTCTGCTATACCCGGAATAACTATCTTTAAATGCATCTTTAACCAGTTCTTCCCTGGTTAAAGTTTTATTAGAATACTTGATTAAAGTCATTAACAATTTATATTCATTTGGGGTTAGCTTAACCAATTCTCCATCCTTTTTGACTTCATACTTAATAGTATCCACTACCAAATCATCATTATTAAAAGAAACGCGGTTATCTAGAGGAATAGAATCTTCAGTTGACCTTCTTAACAATGCCGAAACTCTTGCCACAAGCTGTCTCGGGCTAAAAGGCTTGGTTACGTAATCATCCGCTCCTATGTGCAATCCATTAAGTATATCTTCTTCTTTTACTTTTGCTGTTAACATAATAATAGGCACTGCAGATTTTTTTCTAATAATAGTGCAAACTTCTTCACCCGGTATATCAGGAAGCATAAGGTCTAGTATTATCAGTGACGGTATAATCTCGTCAAACTTTTGAAGAGCCTGCTTTCCGTCAAAGGCTGTGTATACAGTATAGCCGCTTTTTTCAAGGTATGATTTCACTACGCTTATAATATTTTTCTCATCATCAACAACAAGAATGTCTCTCTTCATTATCTATTCCTCTCCTTCCTTTTTACCTTTTTGAATATTTATCTGCATTGTGATATGCTCAGATTACTAATTGCGTTATAATAACATCAAAGTGTTAGATAAGGATAACTAACACTTTTAAAAGCAGATGCTTATGAAGTTGTACAGCTGCAAACAATATTTAGAATGAGATAACATCAACCTGGCTGTTACTATCACTTTTAAAACTTACAATAATTTGATTAGGCATACAAACAATTGTTTTTGGATAGCCATCAATCCATCCAGTATTTGAACATATGGCTTGGGGGCAAATAGTTCTGTCCATAGGCAGCATTCTGACTTTTCTTTCTTTTACTTCAATATATCCAATCTCTCCATCAAACTCGAAATCATATATACCATTTTTATTCAAATCATCTTGTGTAAGTTGTAATAGTACTGCCCCTTTCCGCTGTACAACAACAACGTCATCTGGAGATTTTTTATGGTTACGTGTAAATACCCCGTATAACACAATTGTTATAATTAAAATCAATGCTATCAGAATCACGTCATATGATGTAAAAACATTCATAAGACATAGACTTTTCTTTTTCATTGAAGTCCCCTTTTCTTTATCTCACTTCTCCTTTTCATGTTTTAAAATACATCTTCTGCTTCCTATTATATATCCTATGTGTGAAGATTCTATGAAGAATAAGCTCTTATGCTTGAATTGTATAAAAAATTATCAAAGACACTGCTATCAATGCGAGAGTAATCAAAACATCTTTTACCCAATCCAACGTACGAATAACTGCTTCCCCATTACTTTCGTTCGGATTGTCAACTCTTTTCTTTTTTGCAAAAATCATAAATATTACCGCCCCTATTATTAGCAGCACACTTAATAGGTGAGATATTGAGAACCAACCCACAACCGACGGATTGCTCCTAAATAACTCCACTATACTTCTGTTAATTGCAAAAAGTATTACATACCATATAAAAAGCTGTCCGTCATATTTGATAGATTTACGTTTTCTCCATAAGATGAAAAACACAGCATAGTTTAGCAGGAATTCATAAACCTGTGCCGGGTGCAGCAGCTGATCCTGGCGCTCTATGCCCCACGGACGTGGTATGGACATGACTTTTCCGAATACATCACAGCCAATTCTTCCAATTCCCTGCCCTAAAATGATGCCTGGTGCTATTGCATCAGCATATTTATAAAAGCTTAATTTATTATTCTTCCTGAAATAGAAAAATGCAAAGATAGAGGCTCCCAGTAAGCCCCCATGTATGGATAGTCCTCCTTCATTTATTTTTATTATTTCTGCCGGGTTGTTGAGATAATAGGATAAATCATAAAAGAGAATATAAAACACCCTTGCACCAACCACTGCTGAAATTATCGAGTATAAAGCAATATCAAACAACTTCCCAACATCAAGCTTTTTTCTTTTTACCTCAAGATAGGCAACAAATATCCCGGCCAGTATGCCTAAAGCGATCATTACACCAAAGAAATGAACCGGTATGCCAAATATATGAAACAGAACTTTCATTGTATTCTCCCCTCTACATCCCTATAGGTAGCCTAAAAAGGATGATCTAAGCAATTACCCTTATATATCCACTACTTTTTTTGTGGCTCATAAAACTCGTCTGACCTTATGACTCAATCGTATTGGAATAAAGGCAGGCACCAGCTTACGATACTCTACATATTTCTCACCAAAGAGTTCCACCATCTTCTTTTCTTCCTTTTTTGCAAGTCTTGCATACATAGTCAGCAGAATTGGTGCCATAATTATGGTAATTATCGTTGGCCACTGTATAAGAAATCCTATAATCATTAGTGCAAAACCGCTGTACTGGGGATGTCTTACATACCTATAGATTCCATGTGTCACCAACTCACCATTGCCGGCATGTATTCCTTTCCATCCAAGAGCGATCACAATCAGGCCACTGAAAATGATAACATTGCTAAGCGGATGCAATATGGAATAAACTACTGTTGAACCTCCTGCAAGGGCAACCCACAAATGTCCATTCATATGAGTAAACGGATCAAGAACCGGATATTTGCTTCCCAAAATAGATGTTAAAAAATATATTGTAAGCGGAAATCCAAACATTTCACTAAACAAAGCTACCATAAATGCTGCAAATGCACCTAAAGTACGCCAGTCTTTTTTTGTCGCAGGTTTGAAGGCCGTAAAGGTAAAAATACTGAATATGAGAATATTAAAAATAACTGATCCCCATAATCCATACGCGTACTCATTATCGCCATTCATAAAGTCTCACTCCCTTTATTCGTAAAATTAATTAACTTGTTGAATAGCTATTCCAATACTCTTTTTCTATAGTATTCGAGTATAAGCTTATCCATCTTTTGGCTTATCGACAATGCTCTATCGTAATCAATGTGATCAGATGACATAACTTCATTTATTTCTTCTCTTACTTTCTCAATCTCTTCTTTCATAAGCAATCCCCTTTTATAGTACATACTACAGCTATAAACTCTTAAAAAAACTGACAATCAGATAGATCACCGCCCCAGCTATTAGTGCTCCTGTAAACCCAATTGTCATAGATAGAATAACGGATAAAACAGAGCCAATTACCGATGTTACACCATTTACACCCCACATTACCGGAACAATCACATTTTTTTTGCTTTCACCTATCAGTTTAAGTCCTCTTGGGAAAGGCATTCCCATAAAGAATCCCTGCAACATTACAAGAATTGACGCAACGATAATCCTCCCTGTAAGGTTTAAACCCGATGTACCTTCGAATATAAAGCCGAGGAACAGAAGCAATATAATGCTTATGACAGCTACCATAGCAGATGGCAGATAGAAAGCTCCAATAACCCGGTTAAACAATCTACTATTACTCAAATATCCACCAATACCGCTTCCAACCAATAGCGCTGCCAGTACAAATGTGAAAGCCAGGGTCGGATGACCCAGATATAATATGAATTTCTGTATCAAAGGAGTTTCTATCATCATGAAGCCTATACCAAGTAGGCTGAAGTACATAGTCGGCTTGAAGTTTCCACTCTTAATAGCAAAAGGAGTAAACATTATAATACTTCCAATTGCCACTACCATCAATATTAGTATCAAGGTTGCAGGAACACCTTTACCAAAATTATAAAAATATGGCCTGTTATCAGTTGCAGGAGTTACATTAGATTTAAAACCATTGACATAGTCCTTCAATGATATTTTTGCTTCCTTTATTTGCTGCAATGGTCCCTGTTCCTGAACCAGAGGCGCATATAAAGGTGCAATCTTGTTTTTCTTTGCTGTCTCCAGCAATCCTTTGCTTTCATCCTCAGTGAATGGTTTGTTTTTGATTATAATCACAGGATCATGCATAGCAACTCCCCCATGTTGCTGTTGTATAAGTTGAGAATAAAGAGCAATGTAGTCAGGAGTATCTTTTAATGGTATACCTTTTTCATTTAGAGCCTGCATGGCTGTTGCTACAATTTTACTAAGATCATCTTCATCATGAGCCAAAAAGGCAATCTTTCCATTATCACTTAGGTGATTAAGGTAATCTTTCATTGCCTCAACAGTATATATATAGT encodes the following:
- a CDS encoding GGDEF domain-containing protein; translation: MKLKVQISLLISMLAVGLICGMSFYILLVPLGSKNLVHCIIMGLTFGLVNYFVSYKIYVRYIFLKDTNNSLKHELKLDKLTGLYNRGAFDNDLPEISSYNYYSLVLIDIDNFRTFNNEFGHKAGDIVLKKVSQTIRANIRFKDAVYRYGGEEIIIVLKDCSKKNAFNIAEKIRTSINQLDNSPYPNIAVSLGVSSCPEDGNEFDEVFDACDKALLLAKKSGKNRAIAYN
- a CDS encoding HD-GYP domain-containing protein is translated as MKFLMPVTKRCYWLKSQVKIELLLIIRITFFMLTGGNMRRLSLLRYFTIYSLIAFVITGVVLSFFISNHIKNDQLENTREITRLTLNALLKKELAPDDFSSTLSKEKLDTLQIKFNQVIEATDIIMIKIWDKNGNILYSSNSSLTSQNFAIDKELKEALCNKSIIKISELDNQLNTNALNSFNKVVKIYEPIEFSGSVTGVFEVYIPYDRIQHHVKVLNRTVAIIMSLGLLILYLLLLRIIYNSSKTLISQNQSLLDQKFKLEESYRKLNSTYKSTVKTLANAIDVRDPYTAGHSERVAKISLEVGKMLGLGSSQLELLELAALFHDVGKLGIPDEILKKPGKLTDYEFEIIKAHPQTGVNILENIDFLKQTLPIILHHHEKFSGGGYPSGIKGDEIPIESRIIAVADTYDAMTSDRPYRKGLPHDDAIYEIVRMKGTQFDSKIVDAFLKVDIEQLGINAIKLTN
- a CDS encoding sensor histidine kinase; amino-acid sequence: MGLDTSLKVNSMTRISRQLGKYFIFVAMLSIGFITLVTNISINLFFSDYIKETRSRDDLKVVQYVEQVYGDSNGLAPQSLMSIMHYAYSEAVTIRLRDIQNNIIWSSGTPETMHDMMRGKEDNDSSLSFRSYPLNYKGNKIGTIDVGRPRSIISSVEDKQFLRTINSAFAVAFLFSLIIAILYSSRISKKFLTPIYLIKENAKLIEDGKYKKLYEVITNTYELHDLSLSVKELAERLNYQDVLRKRMTSDIAHELRTPLSTLQSHIEAFMDGVWAPDIEKLSIVYSEITRLTKLIKELSDLSIIESDEIKLNKSEINLSELLSNIVESFEPLFISKNIHLYKEIQGDIQFLGDEDRLNRVFINILSNACKYTNEDGDVRVSLEQLKDVIRVTVEDTGIGIPKEDIKHVFERFYRSDLSRSRGTGGTGIGLTITRALVEAHGGRVRIESEVGKGTKVIIEFAIN
- a CDS encoding response regulator transcription factor encodes the protein MQMNEKILVVDDEVNLLKVVKEYLTIESYEVHTAERGNRAMELFHEISPDFVILDLMLPDISGEEICRLIRKESDIPILMLTAKSSEEDKITGLYIGADDYLTKPFSPRELVGRVRAILRRTKGNSAVSDVLEFNNGDLFIDIPKHIVKKAGEIVNLTPNEFKVFLTLAQNPHKVFTRSQLVNLAFGYDFEGYDRTVDTHIKNLRQKIEDDAKEPHYIVTVYGVGYKFEGE
- a CDS encoding DUF6431 domain-containing protein, whose product is MIIAYLGRNVKEYRRNCLKFLERLELICPKCGGKTTFHDRYARHVHMGEEIEWINIFRVICSKCGKTHAIIPDFIRPYKHYSACDSELVLRDQEDGIPLEEIETAASISTLRRWVEEFRQRGRQAAGALRAILYRYYGKFVNELEMIETKVFHMIERLLGLLPQIESSHLAIGETNMWLTNHLAGVFV
- a CDS encoding DDE-type integrase/transposase/recombinase codes for the protein MINNEVLEKALKKHEIISPLLQPDLDEAEKRRIRQEILEREGISERTLRRYLAAYRENGYEGLLPKIRKDTGQQRAISQEILDRAIEIKQELPERSVRRIIKILEGEGIVKKGSVSRSTLSRHLLKMGFGAKDFRNVRIEGTTARRFVKNGRNTLWQADIKYGPYIPTADGGKKRTYMVAFIDDATRLVCHAEFYDNQRLPILEDSFRKAILKYGKPEAVYVDNGKVFISKWFRVACAKLGIRHMNTKAYSPESKGKIERFNATVEEFFQEISLEKAKSLEELNRKFRVWLDEGYNGKPHSSLKGVSPSQAYASDPKKVRFATPEECRDAFLWEDTRKVDNTGCFKLQGIEYEAGIEYIGKKVDVRYDPFDMSLLEIWYNGERRKTATPLKVGEYCSKVEKTPATKSATHSRLLKIYESENEKRQKRQTGALTFRSMKGGDRNV
- a CDS encoding ExeA family protein, producing the protein MFEQYYNFLHTPFTRDIPEKHLYSNPELEEVCSRLEYAARNRLFAVITGDVGTGKTTAIRKFVGALDSNRYKVMYISDSALTPRNFYWEVLNQLGCEAKFYRSDAKRQLTREISNLIEIQRRIPIIITDEAHLLSREMLEEIRFLLNFRMDSYNPMSLILVGQSELKDILKKQIYEAICQRIDIRYHMMPYDRQRTGEYIRKHLEYAGESREIFTDMAVDEIYEYSHGVPRKINRACTACLLHGAQVQKKIIDDHVVRLIVEEELNW
- a CDS encoding response regulator transcription factor, giving the protein MKRDILVVDDEKNIISVVKSYLEKSGYTVYTAFDGKQALQKFDEIIPSLIILDLMLPDIPGEEVCTIIRKKSAVPIIMLTAKVKEEDILNGLHIGADDYVTKPFSPRQLVARVSALLRRSTEDSIPLDNRVSFNNDDLVVDTIKYEVKKDGELVKLTPNEYKLLMTLIKYSNKTLTREELVKDAFKDSYSGYSRVVDTHIKNLRHKIETDPKLPEYILTVHGVGYRFGFEQ
- a CDS encoding NusG domain II-containing protein; protein product: MKKKSLCLMNVFTSYDVILIALILIITIVLYGVFTRNHKKSPDDVVVVQRKGAVLLQLTQDDLNKNGIYDFEFDGEIGYIEVKERKVRMLPMDRTICPQAICSNTGWIDGYPKTIVCMPNQIIVSFKSDSNSQVDVISF
- the lgt gene encoding prolipoprotein diacylglyceryl transferase encodes the protein MKVLFHIFGIPVHFFGVMIALGILAGIFVAYLEVKRKKLDVGKLFDIALYSIISAVVGARVFYILFYDLSYYLNNPAEIIKINEGGLSIHGGLLGASIFAFFYFRKNNKLSFYKYADAIAPGIILGQGIGRIGCDVFGKVMSIPRPWGIERQDQLLHPAQVYEFLLNYAVFFILWRKRKSIKYDGQLFIWYVILFAINRSIVELFRSNPSVVGWFSISHLLSVLLIIGAVIFMIFAKKKRVDNPNESNGEAVIRTLDWVKDVLITLALIAVSLIIFYTIQA
- a CDS encoding methyltransferase family protein, giving the protein MNGDNEYAYGLWGSVIFNILIFSIFTFTAFKPATKKDWRTLGAFAAFMVALFSEMFGFPLTIYFLTSILGSKYPVLDPFTHMNGHLWVALAGGSTVVYSILHPLSNVIIFSGLIVIALGWKGIHAGNGELVTHGIYRYVRHPQYSGFALMIIGFLIQWPTIITIIMAPILLTMYARLAKKEEKKMVELFGEKYVEYRKLVPAFIPIRLSHKVRRVL
- a CDS encoding aspartyl-phosphate phosphatase Spo0E family protein → MKEEIEKVREEINEVMSSDHIDYDRALSISQKMDKLILEYYRKRVLE